From a region of the Methanoculleus receptaculi genome:
- a CDS encoding cofactor-independent phosphoglycerate mutase, translating into MKYIVILGDGMADEPLAELGGRTPLEYAETPNMDRIAREGCCGMLRTVPEGFEPGSDIANLSVLGYDPRVSYTGRGPLEAASMGIDLREGEMAYRCNLVTVRDGLMVDFNAGHISSAEGAALLRDLDLVLGGVRVYPGISYRNLLVLPEGRGSLTTPPHDIVGRFIQEYLPRGDDAAVLLECMERSCEVFADHPVNRRRVQEGKNPATGIWPWSGGKRPSLEPFREKYGLAGGVISGVDLLRGIARLAGMEVIFVPGATGFIDTDYKAKARYAVDALDRLDFVYMHVEAPDEAGHMGSVEEKVRAIERLDEAIGLILERPETVVAVLPDHPTPIRCRTHTADPVPFAVLGKGKDGVKGFSEREARKGSFGLMEGAAFLPMLFST; encoded by the coding sequence ATGAAATACATCGTCATTCTCGGAGACGGCATGGCCGATGAGCCGCTTGCCGAACTGGGGGGCAGGACACCCCTTGAGTACGCAGAGACGCCGAACATGGACAGGATCGCGCGCGAAGGTTGTTGCGGGATGCTCCGGACCGTGCCGGAGGGGTTTGAACCCGGGAGCGATATTGCAAACCTCTCCGTCCTGGGCTACGACCCGCGCGTCTCCTATACCGGTAGGGGACCGCTTGAGGCGGCCAGCATGGGCATCGATCTCCGGGAAGGGGAGATGGCATACCGCTGCAACCTGGTCACGGTCAGGGACGGGTTGATGGTGGACTTCAACGCAGGGCACATCTCGAGCGCCGAGGGGGCGGCCCTGCTGCGCGATCTGGATCTCGTGCTCGGGGGCGTCCGGGTATACCCGGGTATCAGTTACCGCAACCTCCTTGTCCTCCCGGAGGGGCGCGGGTCCCTCACCACCCCCCCACACGACATCGTCGGCCGCTTCATACAGGAGTACCTCCCGCGTGGCGATGATGCCGCTGTACTCCTTGAGTGCATGGAGCGGTCATGTGAGGTATTTGCCGATCACCCGGTCAACCGCCGCCGCGTGCAGGAGGGGAAGAATCCGGCAACCGGGATCTGGCCATGGAGCGGTGGGAAGAGACCGTCGCTTGAGCCTTTCCGCGAGAAGTACGGCCTTGCCGGCGGGGTGATCTCGGGAGTCGATCTCCTCCGCGGCATCGCTCGCCTTGCCGGGATGGAGGTGATCTTCGTTCCGGGCGCCACGGGGTTCATCGATACCGATTACAAGGCGAAGGCCCGATACGCGGTCGATGCCCTCGACCGCCTGGATTTTGTCTACATGCATGTCGAGGCCCCTGATGAGGCGGGGCACATGGGCAGCGTCGAGGAGAAGGTGCGGGCGATCGAGCGGCTCGACGAGGCGATAGGGCTGATCCTTGAGCGCCCGGAGACGGTGGTCGCGGTTCTCCCGGATCACCCCACCCCGATACGCTGCAGGACGCATACCGCCGACCCGGTACCTTTTGCTGTGCTCGGGAAGGGGAAGGATGGCGTCAAGGGTTTCTCCGAACGGGAGGCACGGAAAGGTTCGTTCGGGCTCATGGAGGGGGCTGCATTTCTTCCGATGCTCTTCTCGACGTAA